One genomic window of Candidatus Binatia bacterium includes the following:
- a CDS encoding antitoxin family protein produces the protein MPRVIRAVYENGVLKPLERVRMRERKVCLLSIYPKEEWRKDFEDLLRLIHRRTKRHAPADIETDITAA, from the coding sequence ATGCCACGCGTAATCCGGGCGGTATACGAGAACGGGGTACTGAAGCCCCTTGAGCGGGTACGGATGCGCGAGCGGAAGGTCTGTCTTCTCTCGATCTATCCCAAAGAGGAATGGCGGAAGGATTTCGAGGACCTGCTCCGCCTCATTCATCGACGAACCAAGCGCCACGCTCCGGCGGATATCGAAACCGACATCACCGCGGCGTGA